The DNA window CTGGCCCGTGacgggctccagctgctgcagcgtGGCCAGCACGAAGACGGCCGTCTTGCCCATGCCCGACTTGGCCTGGCACAGCACGTCCATGCCCAGGATGGCCTGCGGGATGCACTCGTGCTGCActgcgaggggaggggcgggTCAGCGGCCTGCTGGGGCTCCgccagcccccccacagccagcagggAACTCAGATGCCCggcccccagctctaaccactagcccccacaccCATCCTACAGCTGGGAGACCCCACGAGTCTGGCTACCAGCTCCTCATTCTTACCActggcccctgctcccctccccgagccagggagaccccaggagtcctggctcccagcccctcctgctctaaccaccaggccccgctcccctcccagagccagggagaacccaggagtcctggctcccagcccctcccgctctaaccaccaggccccgctcccctcccagagccagggagaccccaggagtcctggctcccagcccctcccgctctaaccaccaggccccgctcccctcccagagccagggagaacccaggagtcctggctcccagcccctcctgctctaaccactggcccccgctcccctcccagagccagggagaacccaggagtcctggctcccagcccctcccgctctaaccaccaggccccgctcccctcccagagccagggagaacccaggagtcctggctcccagcccctcccgctctaaccaccaggccccgctcccctcccagagccggggagaacccaggagtcctggctcccagctccttaTTCTAACCActggtccccactcccctcccacaactgggagagaacccaggggcGACAGGATCCCGGCTCCCCAGAGGACCCAggcgcccagccccgccccccacgtgGCACCTCAGGCTCCAGCCCCCATGCAGCGCCACAGGCCCCCGCCCCACCTTCCGAGGGGTGCTCGAAGCCGCAGTCCACGATGGCGCGGAGGAGCTCGGGCTTGAGCAGGAAGTCCCGGAAGCCGGAGCTGTGGATGGAGACGTAGGAGCCCTTGACGTCCTTCTTGGGGGCCACGTCCACCCCGTCGCCGGCCGCCTGGTTCTCCACCTCATCGTCCTCGTAGTCCAGCAGCTCGTTATCCACGTCGTTCTCCGCCATGGCGCCGCCGGGAGGGGCCTGCTGAGACTGGGGGCAGGGACGGgtcagccccacagcctgccagccccagcccgtgacccctccccccggcatggGGCTGGACTGGAATCCACTTACAATGCTTTACCTAGCCCCCAACATCTCTGGGGGTCAAACCGGGTCACCCCCAAATCCCCCGCTCATCCAGCACCACTGGGCCTTGCAGATGTGGGGCACACATGAGATACACCCCCAACTCCTAACCCCCCCCGGAGCCCTGCAATTGGGGGACCACATGCTCCGTCACCCCGTGAGCACCGAGACTGCAATTCCAGGAGCACTTCTACACCCCCATCCACCTGTGCCATGGGGCACCCCACTCACCCACTACAGAGAAGGGTTATGGGTGCcatcctcaacccccacaccccctcGAACTGCCCGTGtacagcccagccccacagagtgggggggcagggcgagccCAGGTACAGGGGGGAGGCTGGATCCACCCCCCCCAAATCCCACAGCCGTACTCCGGACGCCACATGTTGAGGGGAGCCCTACCGAACTCCCCCACAGGCTTTGCAAACTGGACCCCATCGCCCCCCACTGGCAGTACTggggggcccccagccccactcgtATCGCCACACTCCTGGGGGCTGTGCCCAGCTGCGGGAGAGAAGTGGGATGCAGGGGGCACGCTCTGACCCCTGCGGGCATGTCAGACCCTGGGGCGCCCCTGCTCCCCAAATCCCTCCCTGAATGCACTACAAAGCAaaccaggcctgggggctgctgcaccccataactctccccccccggccaaggactgagagaagcagcctcagcaccctgcccccctgcggGCATGTCAGACCCTGGGGTGCCCCTGCTCCCCAAATCCCTCTCTGCATGCAGCACAAagccagccaggcctgggggctgctgcaccccataaccctcccccccccccagccaaggacTGAGAGGAGcagcctcagcaccctgcccccctgcggGCATGTCAGACCCTGGGGCGCCCCTGCTCCCCAAATCCCTCCCTGCGTGCACCACAAagccagccaggcctgggggctgctgcaccccataaccctccccccccagccaaggaTTGAGAGGAGcagcctcagcaccctgcccccctgcaggcaTGTCAGACCCTGGGGTGCCCCTGCTCCCCAAATCCCTCCCTGCGTGCACCACAAAGCCAGCCAGGTCTGGGGGCTGCTGCACCccataaccctcccccccccccggccaaggACTGAGAGGAGcagcctcagcaccctgcccccctgcaggcaTGTCAGACCCTGGGGTGCCCCTGCTCCCCAAATCCCTCCCTGCGTGCACCACAAagccagccaggcctgggggctgctgcaccccataaccctccccccccccccggccaaggATTGAGAGGAGcagcctcagcaccctgcccccctgcaggcaTGTCAGACCCTGGGGTGCCCCTGCTCCCCAAATCCCTCCCTGCGTGCACCACAAagccagccaggcctgggggctgctgcaccccataaccctccccccccccggccaaggATTGAGAGGAGcagcctcagcaccctgcccccctgcggGCATGTCAGACCCTGGGGCGCCCCTGCTCCCCAAATCCCTCCCTGCATGCACCACAAagccagccaggcctgggggctgctgcaccccataaccctcccccccggccaagGATTGAGGAGcagcctcagcaccctgcccccctgcaggcaTGTCGGATCCTGGGGTGCCCCTGCTCCCCAAAGCCCTCCCTGCATGCACCACAAagccagccaggcctgggggctgctgcaccccataaccctcccccccccccccccggccaaggACTGAGAGGAGcagcctcagcaccctgcccccctgcggGCATGTCAGACCCTGGGGCGCCCCTGCTCCCCAAATCCCTCCCTGCGTGCACCACAAAGCAaaccaggcctgggggctgctgcaCCCCATAACCCCCCCCCGGCCAAGGATTGAGAAGAGcagcctcagcaccctgcccccctgcaggcaTGTCGGACCCTGGGGTGCCCCTGCTCCCCAAAGCCCTCCCTGCATGCACCACAAAGCCAGCCAGGTCTGGGGGCTGCTGCACCCCataaccctcccccccgccccccgcccggccaaGGACTGAGAGGAGcagcctcagcaccctgcccccctgcggGCATGTCAGACCCTGGGGTGCCCCTGCTCCCCAAATCCCTCCCTGCATGCACTACAAagccagccaggcctgggggctgctgcaccccataacactcccccccccagctaaGGACTGAGAGGAGCAGCCTCAGTACCCTGCCCCCCTGCGGGCATGTCAGACCCTGGGGTGCCCCTGCTCCCCAAATCCCTCCCTGCGTGCACCACAAAGAaaccaggcctgggggctgctgcaccccataaccctccccccctgcccaggaCTGAGAGGAGCAGCctcagcaccccgcccccctgccTAGGTGCAAGGCCAGGAAGAGGCGCCCCCAGGCTGGCCAGGAAGAAACTGGGGTGCTGCCCACAAGCCACAACCACCCGCTTTGCCGGCTGCCGTGGGGCAGGCCCCCAGGTCCTAGGATACAGGCTgcgatggcggggggggggggggggggggggtactgcttCCGTGGCCTGCCCCCTGCCAGGGCCCTACTCCCCATACACTGCTACCCAATCCCCTTCACCACCCCCAACCCACCATAGTgcaggggccctgcccccaaaccactGCAGCACGTCCCACCATGCACGGGgggtgcacccctcccccatgtcgGAGGCTCCCCTGTGGGGGGGGCGGCTTGGGCGccctatttttgtgtgtgttcgtTTCACGGCCCCACCAATACCCGgctggggggcggcgggggggtcctccctcccgcccgcgcggggtcccgggggcgggggcggccggGCGGGGCCGATGTCCGCGGATGGCGGAGCGGCCCGGGGGCTGGAGGGCCGCCGGGCCGGCGCCATCTTGGATTCCTGGCCGGCTAGAGACGCACAATGGGGGAACCCGTCCATCCggccccccccggggccccttcCGGGCGGATTTTCGGGGCCCGGGGGCGGGAAATGGCGGCCGAGACCGGGCGCGGCGGGGAGGGAATCGCCCGCCCGAGGGGTATCAGGAGCTCCGGGGGGCGGATGGCCCCGCGCGGCGGCGATGCGCGACCGATTCTCGGCGGGGCCGCTCAcctgctgcaggggggaggggcgcccgAGTCTCCTTCGAGCGGCGGCCGCGGCCAGAACTGAGCGGCGCCTCCACTTCcggaatgtggggggaggggtaggggagCGCGCCTCGGCGAGGACCCCGCGGCCGGATGGGGCTGCCTAACACAGCGCCTGATTGGAAACAAACGAAAAAAAACCCACCCGCACCAAAGGGACCATTGAGGGCGGGGGTTTCTCTGAGGGGGACGGACACGAGCGCACTGGAGTCGGGGCAGAGGGCTCGGCGCGGGGGTGTGTGTCGTTTTTTTTCATCAGGCGATTGACAaggacacctctcccccagccaccgGCTGGAGCGCGGGAATGCGTTTCCCACGGGGTCCTGCAggcggcagaggggctgggagtaGTTTGGTTCAGGCTTCGCTTTGCCTCGCAGGCCTGTGATGACGTCATGGGGCCACGgctcgaggccccgccccttctagccCCGCCCCGCGATAGCCTACCTCCTTTGGCCACGCCCCCACAGGCCATGACCCCAACACCACATTCTCCCTCTGGTCACGCCCCCACACTCCCACTGGCCACGCCCCCAACACCACATTCTCCCTCTGGCCACGCCCCCACACTCCCACTGGCCACGCCCCCAACACCACATTCTCCCACTGGCCACGCCCCCAACACCACATTCTCCCTCTGGCCACGCCCCCACACTCCCACTGGCCACGCCCCCAACACCACATTCTCCCACTGGCCACGCCCCCAACACCACATTCTCCCTCTGGCCACGCCCCCACACTCCCACTGGCCACGCCCCCAACACCACATTCTCCCTCTGGCCACGCCCCCATACTCCCACTGGCCACGCCCCCAACACCACATTCTCCCTCTGGCCACGCCCCCACACTCCCACTGGCCACGCCCCAACACCACATTCTCCCTCTGGCCACGCCCCCACAGTGCCCTattcccctcctgccagcccctgccacgcCCCCACACTATCACTGGCCACACACCCCACACCACATTCCTCTCTGGCTACGCCCCCACAGTGCCCTattcccctcctgccagcccctgccacgcCCCCACACTATCACTGGCCACACCCCCAACACCACATTCCCCTCTGGCCATGCCCCCACAGTGCCCTattcccctcctgccagcccctgccacgcCCCCACACTATCACCGGCCACACCCCCCACACCACATTCCTCTCTGGCTACGCCCCCACAGTGCCCTattcccctcctgccagcccctgccacgcCCCCACACTATCACCGGCCACACCCCCCACACCACATTCCTCTCTGGCTACGCCCCCACAGTGCCCTattcccctcctgccagcccctgccacgcCCCCACACTATCACTGGCCACACCCCCCACACCACATTCCTCTCTGGCTACGCCCCCACACTATCACTGGCCACACCCCCAACACCACATTCCCCTCTGGCCACGCCCCCACAGTGCCCTattcccctcctgccagcccctgccacgcCCCCACACTATCACTGGCCACACCCCCAACACCACATTCCCCTCTGGCTACGCCCCCACAGTGCCCTATTCCTCAGGCTGCTCTTGGCCCTGCGCTGGAGCTGGCAACAGGAAGGGACAGGACCAGCCGGCAGGGGTCAAGTCTGACAACATAGCCCGTGATCCctggccccccaaggctctggggccgggggtcGTTCAGCTGCCCAACCACCTAGTGCCCCGGGGCTAGGAaagccagcagtgcagtgggggcgGGGACTAGCCTCGGGCAGGGGGGCTGAGAGTGAGGGGCAGGGGCCGGTGGCGACGACAGggcctgggtggtctccagtgagcaGAAAAGGGGAGGGGTCTCGGGCCCATGGGTAGCAGTTTCAAGACCGGTCCCTCAGCTCTGGCCGACAGTCGAGCGGCATGCAAAATGCACGGATCACCTTTCTCCACGGCCCAGGCGCAGCTGAAGGGACAGGCCCCCGCACCTGCTGAGCACGCCCCGCAGGGACACCCCACATTGGCACTGCTCCACTCCACACTCCAGATCGAAAAAAACACAGATCCATCTGGACCACAGTCCAGAGCCAAAGGCTGGGGCAATACCAGTATGGCCTTAATGGTCATACTGCCTGGGCTACACTGTGGCTTCCCAAAGGCCGGGTCATCTAGCCCTGAATTCTAgagtctgtccgtccatctgagTGTCCATTCAAAAACTCAGAAACAAGAAGACCGCGGACCACCAAATTTGCCAGGCAGCTTCCTCTGGGGGGGGACTTTAAtccccctgacatctgttgggagaccaatacaactggacacagacaatccaggaagtttttggagaacgttggggaTAACTGCTTGGTACGAGTGCTGAAGaaaccgaccaggggccgtgcgcagcttgacctgctgctcacaaactgGGACGAACTActaggggaaggggaggtgggtgacaacctgggaagcagtgatcatgagatggtagatttcaggatcctgaccaaaggaagaaaggagagtagtaaaatacacaccctggacttcagaaatcAAACTtcaactccctcagagaactgagggGCAGGATTccttgggatgctaacatgaaaggaaaggagtccaggagagctggcaggattttaaagaagccttattaaaggcacaggaagaaaccatcccgatgtgcagtaagaaaagcaaatatggtaggtgaccagatcgGAGAGGGggttactggatgagggaggtgacctagtgacagacgatgtggggaaagctgagtctgcagaagagcagagtgaggggggatttgaaagcagcctgcaactccctgaagggaggttccaaagaggctggcgagaggctgttctcaggggtggcaggaggcagaacaaggagcaatgggctcaagttacagtgggggggtctaggttggagattaagaaaaactctttccctaggcgggtggggaagcgctgcgATGGGTtgcctgggaggggggtggaatctccatccctagagatttttaagtccctgctagaccaagccctggctgggctgattgagttgggctggtcctgccgtgggcagggggctggactcgatgactcccgaggtctctgcccgccctgggattctaggattctcttCTCCAAAGCGCAAGCAAGGGCCGGGTTTGCGAGGCCCAGGACAACGGGCCGTGCCGGGAATGGGGCTGTGTTCCAGCacgtggcaggggagggggctgagagaggagggaggcgatcctgagagtggccactggggggcagTGAGCGCAGGGGAGAGCTATGGGGAGGGTCATCCCTGAGGGCAGCTGCATCACCGTAGGGGTGGCCAAGCAGGGCCGGGGGCTCGGTGTTCTTGCCTGCCAGCTGGAAAGAGAAGTGTGGCCCCTTCGCAGgagacagcctctgcccccccccaccctgagaggagccggggggcggggagagagccCCAGATAGCCCCCTTGTCCTGAGCCCTTGCTCATCCCTCCACCCTCATTCTTGCATCACCCTAcacccccagactcctgccctgagctccccactccccaagggcttgccctggctcctgccccccgccccccactgccacGTGGCAATAGCAGGTAAGTCTGCTAGGAGGACACAAACCCCACGACCATCAGCGTCCTGACACGAGGCACAGGGATTCACAACGGAGCGGGTGAGCCCAGCTGTGGGCCCAGCGTCTTCGGGGTCACggcccccccacagcacaggagCAGAGTCGGGGGCTGCCCGGCCAGCCGAGAAACACTCACATCCGTCTCGCAGCGGTTCCCCACCTTCTCAGCATCACGCCTCCgttttgatttttgagagaccctcaccccccccccccccccaaaaaaatgcttgttgagcaaaaaaaagaaaaagaaaaaaaacctggccAGGCCCAAGCTGTGCGTGTTCTGGCAGACGCCCGAGCCAGGAAGAcacgtccagtattttctgaattttttttactagaGGGACTAGGCTCTTTgacggggtggggggctgggtcgccttgcgcccccccccccccttgaattTCCCCCGTTCGGGAACCTATGATTCTAGTGTGTCGCCCTGTCGAGTCTAGCTTCGCTATGTGGTCAGGCCAGCCGCGGGCGTGGAGCAAACAGCACCAAGAACAGCTCCCTGCTCCGGCGTCCCCGTGAAGATTTTCCAACCGTGAACAGAGGGCGTTTTGACCCGTGCACTAATATTGAGGGCAAGCGCGCGTCCACCAGTTACTAACCAATCTCTGAGAGAGACGTATTTTTAAACCGTTGTGGAAGAAAGAATACAAAGACAAGGGATCGCTAGCAAGCTGCGCGACTTTCAATGTTTAATGTGCCATCAAATACAAAGCCAGTGAACACTGCAGAATGCTCGCTAGCCATTTGGTATCTTTCATACATCAGTTCCTTTGAAGCGTAACACAAAAGTCTCCATTTTCTTCACATGACaacaaggtggatgaggcctGTCGCTGGTATTTGGCGTCAATTCCACTGCCAGGAAAGTTCAAGCCACGAAATCAACGCAACAGAAGGTTTGATACATGTGCTGGCCAAAGGGGAGTAAAAGGACAGTGTTAAATGTGTACGGTTTCCCCTTCAAACAGTCTGCTGAATCCCCACGCCTAACACAATTGAATCGGAGCCTCATCAACCTTCCAGGATTATTTCCGTAACGAACTGGAATTGCTTTGTGATTCGGAACTGTAACAATTTTCTGGGCACACAATGTCAGCTGACCCGGCCACTCGGTTTTAGTTTTGCAAGCACGTATTTGGTATGAATagccatgactttttttttccggAGAAACACCAGCATAACAACGTCCACCTTTCACCCAGCATCTTGCGGAGTATCCCGCAGTGCGTTCTGCTCATTTCGGTGCCGGGATTGTGCACACAAGATTTGCTTTCTATAGGTGAAGTCTGACTGTATGTGGCACCTACAAACGCTTCAACATCTACAAGGGACATTTGATCATTCGTATTGATCCACGACATGACAGTTGATGTCTCTTGGCTTGACACACGTGAACAAAACTCTAGTGTCTTGACATGGGCAACGGTTTTTTGTGTTGTGACTTGTGACACACAaatcttttcagcttagaaaagaggagacggagcgggggaTGGGACAGATAGTTAGAAAATCACAacgggtgtggagaaagtgaataaggaaaagtgacgTACTTGTTCCCAAAACGTAAGAATGAGAAGTCACCCAATGATACCCATGGGTAGCAGgtaaagaaaaaaggaagttttccttcactcagcacacagttaacccgtggaactcctcgTCATAGGATGCTGTGAAGCgaggggactccctgagggggcCTATGGCAGAGACAAGCTGCTGGGGTCCCTTTGTAACCAGCCCTGCTCCACACCAGGGCCAGTCACATCCCAGTGCTGGGCGAGGGGTCCCCGTGtaaccagcccccaccccagagccagctgctctcATGCgacacccccactccctcccaggtgCCCCCCAGGAAATAACGGGGCGCTCTGCACACATCACAGTTTATTCATCACATTGCACAGGTCCGGTCAGGGCAGCGTCCCAGCTCTGGAGACGTGTGGGGGGAGGccgctggcagggagctggagttGTTGGGGTGCAGTCAGAGGGGACGGTTTGGGAGCCATCAGGCATCAGAGCAGCCCTACAAGAACtcacaggggggcagggagctctaGCCCcacctgcactcctgccccaccagcagcaggagagtggggggggagaaggtgcatggggtggggagatgctgccagtggggagggaggaggtgtgcGGGGAGTCTAGGGGCAGTCAGGAAGCagtgggggagctgtggggctgatctgaggggcaggggtggagctgggggactgTGGGGCAGCCCCTAGGGGTGGCCAGGCAGTAGCAGAGGGGGAGCTAGGAGGCAGGGGGCGGAGCTAGCAGGCAGGGGGTGGAGCTAGGAGGTGGGAGCTGAGCCAAGAGGCGGAGctagggagcaggggtggagctagGAGGAAAGGTGGTAGttggggcagctggggaaggggcggagtcAGAAGGCAGAGCTAgttggccagggggcagagacAGGAGGCGAGGCCaagaggggaggggccaggagggaggaggggactaggcagctgggggtggagccagaagATAGGGGAGGGCCAGAAGGAGGTGGGGCCAGAGGCaaagccaggagagggggcggggctaggcagcagaggtggagccaggaggaaggggtggggctaggcaaCTAGAGCAGGAGGCAGTAGAGAGGGGTGGGGGTAGGTgactggggcagagccaggagggagggggcggggctgggtggctatgggtggagccaggaggaacGGGTGGGGCTAAGCAGACTAGGTGGAGCTACGAATAAAGGGTGGAGCTAGGCAACTGGGACAGGGTCAGGAGCGAGGGGCGGGGCTAGATGGCCTAGGTGGAGCTAGATGGAAGGGTTGGGCCAGGTgactggggcagagccaggagggaggggcggggctaggcggcTGGGGCgaggccgggaggaaggggaggggcagggctagaCAGCCTAGGTGGAgtcaggagggaggggcggggctaggccgcTGGgacggggccaggagggaggggcggggctaggcggctggggcggggccaggaggaaggggcggggctaggccgctggggcggggccaggagggaggggcggggctaggcagctggggcggggccaggagggaggggcggggctaagcGGCCAGGCGGTAgttggggtgcagctgggggcgcACTTCGCACACGAGCCCCAGCAGCTGGCGCAGGACCCGCTCCTtgccctgggcctggcccccctGCATGGCCTGGACCCGCCGACGCGTCTGCGACTCCACCTCCGCGCACACGTGGCCCCGGGAGCCCAGCGCCTGCGGGAGAGCGGGGGTGAGACCTGGCGGGGTCCCCCgacgccccctgccctgccctgtccccatccctacccccatctccgcccctgcccccccgccccctcccctgccctgtccccatccctacccccatctccgcccctgccccggggctgtccccacccctcccctgccctgtcccccccgccccctcccctgccctgtccccatccctacccccatctccgcccctgcccccccgccccctcccctgccctgtccccatccctacccccatctctgcccctgccccggggctgtccccacccctcccctgccctgtccccccgccccctcccctgccctgtccccatccctacccccatctccgcccctgcccccccgccccctcccctgccctgtccccattCCTACCCCCATctccgcccctgccccggggctgtccccgccccctcccccgccccctgctccccccccccccgccctgggactgtccccatccctacccccatctccgcccctgccccggggctgtccccgcccctccgccccctcccctgccctgtccccatccctacccccatctctgcccctgccccacggctgtcctcgccccttcccctgccccgacCCATACCCCTGCCCTCCGGCTGtcaccgccccctccccttctcctgccccgccctctgccccaggactgcccccaccccctgctccgaCCTCCCCTACCCCCGTAGACGTGCCCCCTGCCCCGgcactgccccatccctgctccccactgtcccccttccctgcccgaccccagagccccccaacctgccccctcaccgcctgctgcttctgctggaaATCCCTCTCCCGCTCCAGCCGGTAGCGCTCCACCTCCGCCTGCGCCTCCTCCTTGGCCTGCCGCAGCCGCCGCGCCTTCCCTGGGGGGCGAGACCCCGGGTCCGGCTGTGggtgcccctccccggcccccgctGTCtggccccccttctctgccccccgccgtCCGGCTACcggccccccttctctgccccccgccgtccggctaccggcccccccttctctgccccccgcaatccagctaccggcccccccttctctgccccccgcaatccagctaccggcccccccttctctgccccccgcaatccagctaccagcccccccttctctgccccccgcaatccagctaccagcccccccttctctgccccccgcaatccagctaccggccccccttctctgccccccgccgtccggctaccggccccccctt is part of the Pelodiscus sinensis isolate JC-2024 unplaced genomic scaffold, ASM4963464v1 ctg142, whole genome shotgun sequence genome and encodes:
- the ATP6V1G2 gene encoding V-type proton ATPase subunit G 2 codes for the protein MASQSQGIQQLLQAEKRAAEKVAEARKRKARRLRQAKEEAQAEVERYRLERERDFQQKQQAALGSRGHVCAEVESQTRRRVQAMQGGQAQGKERVLRQLLGLVCEVRPQLHPNYRLAA